The DNA segment CTTGAGTAGTGAGGAAATAGCCCAAAAACTTTTTCTTAGTCTTTATACAATCAACGCACATCGAGCCAACATACTCAAGAAATCAGGCAAAACACGCCTCTCGGAATTGGTCTATGACCTTATGGAGCAAGGCCGGATATAATTCGAAAACTGTTCTCCAAAAAAAAACTACCCCAAAAATGATAATTACATTTTTGAGGTAGTTTAATTTTTTATTTGTCAAAAAAAATGCTTTTACAACACCAATAAAGGTGCAACAATTCCAATACTGAATTGCCCGGTGGTATAATCTTTAACACCAAAAGCATTTTCGGCATAATTGGTATAATCGTATTTTCTGGCTATATAACCAACAAAAAAACGCAAGTTCATGTCCTTGAACGGCATGTATTCTATGGTTGGAATAAGTCCATAACTGGTCGATAATTTGCTGCTGGCATTAGGATCCGGATTTCCTTTCCAAGAATGATTGCTGTTGAAAACACTCAAAAGCAGGGTTACTTTAGGTGCGACTAGATACTCGGCTCTCAACCAGTTTTCCACATAAAGGACATCTTGTGCCGCATAAGGATATTCGCTGCTGATGATGCTGGAAACAATTCCCTTGTTGTCCAAGCCTTCGTTGCTGTATTGAAAATCATAATACAACACGAAATTCTTGGCTTTATACTTGTTTCCTAAAGCGAAATAATCCATATGCGATCCGTCTGCCTCATTGAATAAACTATAACTCCAAGTGGTTTCAAACTTGCCTCCAAAGAATTTTCCTCTCCAGTTCGTCACAAATGCCAAGGGATATTCGGAAGGATTTACGTTTGGCGGTGCCGATGCTCCATACTGCTCTTCAAAGGTTTTGGTTCTCGAATTCAATACCTGAAAAGAAAGGGAATGGTTGCCATTTCCCAAGGAGTGTGCAATTCCGGCTCCCATCAAGAAATTATCGGCATATTCTATGACATCGTTATAAGCCATAATGTCGATTGGATTAAAATCGAATTCATAACCTCCCCAATCGGCACATAATTTTCCGAATGAAAGTTGGGTTCTCGGCGACAAATCAAATTTTAAAAAAGCCAAATCCACCGATCTGCTGATGTTGTCCAAATTCCCCGGAATCGGCTCCCTGGTATATCTATTTCTAAATCTAAAGGAAACCTTATCGTGAATTTTTCCCTTGATTTCAAAACGAAGCTGGTTCATGGCAAAATTGGAATATTCATGGCTTCCGTCATAAATATGGCTGTCATATCCCATACGGGTATTGAAAATCACGTCGACGTCTTTCAATAATTTTTGCCTGACTTCCGGTATCAATGATTTTATGGAATCAGTATTCATCAAACCTCCTCCTCCAGCTTGTTTGTCTCTGTCTTGACCAATGGCAATAATTGGCATTAAACCAATCATCAAATAGATGTAATATTTTTTCATGTCAATTAATTTAAGATTTATAATAAAAACGAACCCAATAAAAACCCAACGGCTATGGCAACACCAATAGCAACAATTCCGGGTAAATTAAAGCTATGGTTGACCACATATTTCCCTATTCGGGTACTTCCAGTTCGGTCAAAATTAATTGCCGCCAACAGCGTTGGATAACCCGGCAATACAAAATCACTGTTTACGGCCGGAAAAATCGCCATCAATGCCGATGGTGGAAGCCCCAAAGCTATTCCCAACGGCATCATGGTTTTGGTAGTGGCAGCTTGACT comes from the Flavobacterium limnophilum genome and includes:
- a CDS encoding porin; protein product: MKKYYIYLMIGLMPIIAIGQDRDKQAGGGGLMNTDSIKSLIPEVRQKLLKDVDVIFNTRMGYDSHIYDGSHEYSNFAMNQLRFEIKGKIHDKVSFRFRNRYTREPIPGNLDNISRSVDLAFLKFDLSPRTQLSFGKLCADWGGYEFDFNPIDIMAYNDVIEYADNFLMGAGIAHSLGNGNHSLSFQVLNSRTKTFEEQYGASAPPNVNPSEYPLAFVTNWRGKFFGGKFETTWSYSLFNEADGSHMDYFALGNKYKAKNFVLYYDFQYSNEGLDNKGIVSSIISSEYPYAAQDVLYVENWLRAEYLVAPKVTLLLSVFNSNHSWKGNPDPNASSKLSTSYGLIPTIEYMPFKDMNLRFFVGYIARKYDYTNYAENAFGVKDYTTGQFSIGIVAPLLVL